A single genomic interval of Myxosarcina sp. GI1 harbors:
- a CDS encoding SMI1/KNR4 family protein: MNKYQEKMNSFHYYFVEDEYELPTQQDIKQLEEELNFQLPDDYKVFLANYSLTACDGYLLFPFKKNYPYDDKGVLSVFFGILSNDSYNLFNNYQNYQGRIKPDLLPIATDPGGNLIAISLSTGAIYFWDREDEVVVEPGEEIDSSNLYLVADSFDEFMNSLEMEPV; this comes from the coding sequence ATGAACAAATATCAAGAAAAAATGAACAGCTTTCATTACTATTTTGTTGAGGATGAATATGAGTTACCTACGCAACAAGATATAAAGCAACTGGAAGAAGAATTAAATTTTCAATTACCTGATGATTATAAAGTTTTTTTGGCAAATTACAGTTTGACAGCTTGTGATGGATATCTTCTTTTTCCATTTAAAAAAAATTACCCATACGATGATAAAGGAGTATTATCTGTTTTTTTCGGTATTCTTTCTAATGATAGTTACAATCTATTCAACAACTATCAAAATTATCAAGGAAGAATAAAGCCCGATCTTCTTCCTATTGCTACCGATCCAGGTGGTAATCTGATAGCGATTTCGCTCAGTACGGGAGCAATTTATTTCTGGGATCGTGAGGATGAAGTTGTTGTAGAGCCAGGTGAAGAGATTGACAGTTCAAATTTATATTTAGTTG
- a CDS encoding DUF937 domain-containing protein has translation MSLFNQILDAVNSPEREASSNQLGSILDTVQQLGGNYNTNSSNIQSAMSIVGNFTRSALKQKRDRNGMGEVNQIVNRYGGNQANSQVLSMLFGTPQLQQMTQQISSRTGLDARTIQMLLPILVPMVLNLLKTGNSKSAARGMSNAVTQNNSVVDRFLDADGDGDVDVADAMMMSSRFLGR, from the coding sequence ATGAGTTTATTTAATCAAATTTTAGATGCAGTTAATAGTCCCGAAAGAGAAGCAAGCTCTAATCAATTGGGTAGCATTCTCGATACCGTACAACAGTTGGGCGGTAACTACAATACCAATTCTTCTAACATTCAGTCCGCAATGTCAATTGTCGGTAACTTTACCCGCTCGGCTTTAAAACAAAAGCGCGATCGCAACGGTATGGGTGAAGTAAATCAAATTGTCAATCGCTATGGTGGCAATCAAGCTAATTCTCAGGTACTGTCAATGTTGTTTGGTACGCCTCAGCTACAGCAAATGACTCAGCAAATTAGCAGTCGAACTGGACTTGACGCTCGCACGATTCAAATGCTGTTGCCTATTTTAGTGCCGATGGTGCTGAATTTGCTCAAAACGGGAAATAGTAAATCTGCTGCTCGAGGTATGTCAAATGCAGTCACTCAGAATAATTCTGTTGTCGATCGCTTTTTAGATGCAGATGGCGATGGGGATGTAGATGTGGCAGATGCCATGATGATGTCTTCTCGTTTTTTAGGGCGTTAG
- a CDS encoding ABC transporter permease, with the protein MSFVNYGASDARTTKSSNLWQNAWRKFKRDRTAVLGTVVILVIVAAVIFAPLIYTVSINKIDFANSAAPPSWQHPFGTNALGQDQLARILQGGRISLSVGIAAMVVSIILGTIVGAIAGFYGGIIDGILMRLTDLFLALPQLPLLLLIVYLFRDSLRAIAGAELGIFVLIVLLIGGLNWMSVARLVRANFLKLKEMEFVSAARAVGAKPSRIIWTHLFPNVLGVIIVAATLAVGNAILTESTLSFLGLGFPPDVPTWGRMLFDAKDYLTTAPHMALFPGLAIFLTVLSINYIGDGLRDALDPKT; encoded by the coding sequence ATGAGCTTTGTCAACTACGGTGCGAGCGACGCGAGAACGACAAAATCTAGTAATTTATGGCAAAATGCTTGGCGAAAATTCAAGCGCGATCGCACGGCAGTTTTAGGAACGGTAGTAATTTTAGTAATTGTTGCAGCAGTTATTTTTGCTCCCTTAATTTATACCGTTTCTATTAACAAAATTGACTTTGCTAATTCTGCGGCACCTCCTAGTTGGCAACACCCTTTTGGCACTAACGCTTTGGGACAAGATCAGCTTGCCAGAATCTTGCAGGGAGGCAGGATTTCTCTGTCTGTAGGTATTGCTGCAATGGTAGTTTCCATAATTTTAGGAACTATTGTAGGAGCAATTGCGGGTTTTTACGGGGGAATTATCGACGGTATTTTAATGCGCTTGACCGATTTGTTTTTAGCCTTGCCTCAGCTACCTTTATTGTTATTAATCGTCTATTTATTTCGCGATTCATTAAGAGCGATCGCAGGTGCAGAACTAGGAATTTTTGTGTTAATTGTCTTGTTAATTGGCGGTTTAAACTGGATGTCTGTAGCGCGGTTAGTTAGAGCCAATTTTTTAAAGCTAAAAGAAATGGAGTTTGTCAGCGCGGCGAGGGCAGTAGGTGCCAAACCTAGCAGAATCATTTGGACGCATCTTTTCCCCAATGTACTCGGCGTAATTATCGTCGCAGCGACTTTGGCAGTAGGCAATGCCATTCTCACCGAATCAACCTTGAGTTTTTTGGGTTTGGGTTTTCCCCCCGACGTACCGACGTGGGGGCGAATGTTATTCGATGCTAAAGATTATCTCACCACTGCCCCCCACATGGCACTATTTCCTGGTTTGGCAATTTTTTTAACGGTTTTGAGTATCAACTATATTGGTGATGGACTCCGAGATGCACTCGATCCTAAAACCTAA
- a CDS encoding 4a-hydroxytetrahydrobiopterin dehydratase — translation MAEDLSQGKCVPCSGDLPPLSKEEINSMKPQVPEWDVIKEDDEFHLERVYKFSDFKTALAFTQSVGEAAEAEGHHPVLVTEWGKVKVTWWTHAISGLHKNDFIMAAKSDDLAKSVK, via the coding sequence ATGGCAGAAGATCTATCTCAAGGAAAATGCGTTCCCTGTAGTGGAGATTTGCCCCCATTGAGTAAAGAAGAAATCAACTCAATGAAACCCCAAGTTCCTGAATGGGATGTAATTAAAGAAGATGATGAGTTTCACTTGGAACGAGTCTATAAATTTTCTGATTTTAAAACCGCCCTTGCTTTTACTCAGTCTGTAGGTGAAGCCGCAGAAGCAGAAGGACACCATCCCGTACTAGTTACAGAATGGGGTAAGGTGAAGGTAACATGGTGGACTCATGCAATTTCAGGACTGCATAAAAATGATTTTATTATGGCAGCAAAAAGTGACGATTTAGCCAAATCGGTTAAATAA